One window of the Candidatus Chryseobacterium colombiense genome contains the following:
- a CDS encoding TMEM175 family protein produces the protein MEKETVRIEGFSDAVFAIAVTLLVLDLHVPEKSSIKNGNDLLVFVKNQWPEFLAFTLSFFSIFIMWVNHHKIFKQIYSRNSAIMFANGLILFLVSAVSYPTALLARYFDGEASSVVVAMYTGIFVLINLSYNLLWYLASKNKKLLRPGISDLAIRTIHNNYLYGLPIYIIALIFSFWIPAVSLIIILGLWIFWALSSGKIEMGMK, from the coding sequence GATGCCGTGTTTGCAATTGCAGTTACTCTTTTAGTGTTAGATCTTCATGTTCCCGAAAAAAGTTCAATAAAAAACGGAAACGATTTGTTGGTTTTTGTTAAAAATCAATGGCCTGAATTTCTGGCTTTTACCCTTTCATTTTTCAGCATTTTCATCATGTGGGTGAATCATCATAAAATCTTTAAGCAGATCTACAGCCGCAACTCTGCGATTATGTTTGCTAATGGACTGATTCTATTTTTGGTTTCGGCAGTTTCTTATCCTACCGCTTTACTTGCCCGTTATTTTGACGGTGAAGCTTCCTCGGTGGTGGTGGCAATGTATACGGGAATCTTCGTTCTGATCAACCTTTCTTATAATTTATTATGGTATTTGGCGAGCAAGAATAAAAAACTTCTCCGCCCTGGAATTTCAGATCTTGCCATAAGGACAATCCACAACAATTATCTGTATGGTTTGCCGATTTACATCATTGCCCTGATCTTTTCTTTTTGGATTCCTGCGGTTTCATTAATTATTATTCTCGGGCTCTGGATCTTCTGGGCATTGTCCTCAGGAAAAATTGAGATGGGCATGAAGTAG
- a CDS encoding sigma-54 dependent transcriptional regulator, with protein sequence MSKPSESNAEMMKHLQEMQKQQLMISRLTKEFSTILDKKQLQLVFNKSFKTELEFNDFMIIRDHKGTFEMISSGVENQNSIIDQQFNMYLKNCLDSAEPLLFDLKLSSIPSCFAKAKNSGMRMALGFGLPALNESKNVLFLFYRNFISRDTIPERILNGISTQLSITLHNINVQEQLKAFQENIHDFSKKTEEEKKIEFGFHGIVGQSEAMQHIFEQISQVASSQSNVIIFGETGTGKELIAQVVHELSEFSGKKMIRINCAAIPANLIESELFGHEKGSFTGATEQRKGKFEQAHNSTIFLDEIGELPLELQARLLRVIQEKEIERIGGNKRIKVNVRIITATNRNLEKEAAEGLFRTDLFYRLNVFPIHLPALRERKEDIPLLANYFLEKLYPKTGKKISGFSQKVIKMMVANPWPGNIRELENMIERSILMTKGDMIKEMDLPKLIDYQNADQDFRVKTLQEFEKEYILKIIGKCNGKIFGENGAAKLLGLPPTTLISKMQKLGIEKKHHFKGNE encoded by the coding sequence ATGAGTAAGCCTTCTGAGTCTAATGCAGAAATGATGAAACACCTGCAGGAAATGCAGAAACAACAGCTTATGATTTCCCGCTTAACCAAAGAGTTTTCTACAATTTTAGATAAGAAACAGCTTCAGCTTGTTTTCAATAAATCTTTCAAAACTGAACTCGAATTCAATGATTTTATGATCATCAGGGATCATAAAGGAACCTTTGAAATGATCAGTAGTGGAGTTGAAAATCAAAATTCCATAATAGATCAACAGTTTAATATGTATTTAAAAAACTGTCTTGATTCAGCGGAACCTCTGCTTTTTGATCTTAAACTATCATCAATTCCTTCCTGTTTTGCAAAAGCTAAAAATTCGGGAATGCGGATGGCCCTCGGATTCGGACTACCTGCTCTCAATGAAAGTAAAAATGTACTTTTCCTCTTTTACAGAAACTTCATTTCAAGAGATACAATTCCGGAAAGAATTTTAAATGGCATTTCTACCCAGCTTTCTATTACCCTTCATAATATTAATGTTCAGGAACAATTGAAAGCGTTTCAGGAAAACATTCATGACTTTTCTAAAAAAACTGAGGAAGAAAAGAAAATTGAGTTTGGCTTTCATGGAATTGTGGGGCAAAGTGAAGCGATGCAGCATATTTTTGAACAAATCTCACAAGTAGCTTCTTCACAATCCAATGTGATTATCTTTGGAGAGACGGGCACGGGAAAAGAACTTATAGCACAAGTGGTTCATGAACTTTCAGAATTTTCCGGGAAGAAGATGATTAGAATAAACTGTGCGGCTATTCCTGCCAATTTAATAGAATCTGAACTGTTCGGACATGAAAAAGGAAGCTTTACCGGAGCAACAGAACAAAGAAAAGGAAAGTTTGAACAAGCACACAACAGTACAATCTTCCTGGACGAAATAGGCGAACTTCCCCTGGAATTACAAGCCAGACTTCTGAGGGTTATTCAGGAAAAAGAAATTGAAAGAATCGGTGGAAACAAAAGAATAAAAGTGAACGTACGGATTATTACAGCCACGAATAGGAACCTTGAAAAAGAAGCGGCGGAAGGACTCTTCAGAACTGATCTTTTTTACAGGCTGAATGTATTTCCTATTCATCTTCCGGCATTACGGGAAAGAAAGGAAGATATTCCTTTGCTGGCAAATTATTTTCTCGAAAAACTATACCCTAAGACGGGTAAAAAGATTAGTGGTTTTTCTCAAAAAGTAATAAAGATGATGGTTGCCAATCCATGGCCGGGTAATATCCGTGAGCTGGAAAACATGATTGAAAGAAGTATACTGATGACAAAAGGAGATATGATTAAGGAAATGGATCTTCCGAAATTAATTGATTATCAAAATGCTGATCAGGATTTTCGGGTTAAAACACTCCAGGAATTTGAAAAAGAATATATTTTAAAAATAATCGGCAAATGCAACGGAAAAATTTTCGGGGAAAACGGTGCTGCTAAATTGCTGGGATTGCCTCCTACCACATTAATTTCAAAAATGCAGAAACTAGGAATCGAGAAAAAACATCATTTTAAAGGTAATGAATAA
- a CDS encoding Na+/H+ antiporter has protein sequence MLKDFEFYLFLVFLITMLIMLANKIKVAYPVLLVLAGLLISFIPGVPAIKVEPELLFIIFLPPLLYEAAWSTSWKELWRWRRIIFSFAFVVVFFTALSVAVFANYFIPGFSLALGFLLGGIVSPPDAVSAGAILKFIKVPKRLASILEGESLLNDASSLIIFRFAMIAAATGQFIWHEAVGSFVWMCFGGLGIGLAIAYFFLKMHKMLPTDSNIDILLTFIAPFSMYLAAEQLHASGVLAVVTGGLFLSYRSHDFLSSASRIRTVTVWESFCFLLNGIVFMLIGLDLPEIVSGLGDTDIYTAIGYGIAVTLVLIIVRILAGYGALVTTLIMRNFITVADPKSPGWKTPLIIGWTGMRGVVSLAAALSIPLTLDDGSPFPQRNMILFITFIVILLTLLLQGLTLPFLLRKFPPVDRDFIRSVKEIDYEIQNSLAKVAVDKIRSNYADKVDSFPALKDQLQKYENQLSSSEIILNYDEYRRIYIDILDTQRSWLINKNREELLLDENIIRKHLRLLDLQEERLNMKG, from the coding sequence ATGCTTAAAGACTTTGAATTTTATCTGTTCTTGGTTTTCTTAATTACAATGCTTATCATGTTGGCCAATAAAATTAAAGTTGCATATCCTGTCTTACTTGTTTTAGCAGGACTTCTAATCAGTTTTATTCCAGGTGTGCCGGCCATTAAAGTAGAACCTGAACTCTTGTTTATTATTTTTTTACCTCCTTTACTATATGAAGCAGCATGGTCAACTTCTTGGAAAGAGCTTTGGCGATGGCGTAGAATTATTTTCAGCTTTGCTTTCGTTGTTGTTTTCTTTACTGCACTCTCAGTTGCTGTTTTTGCCAATTATTTTATTCCCGGATTTTCTCTGGCTCTTGGGTTTTTACTCGGCGGCATCGTTTCGCCGCCGGATGCTGTTAGTGCCGGAGCCATCTTAAAATTTATAAAAGTTCCAAAAAGACTAGCTTCAATTTTGGAGGGTGAAAGTCTGCTGAATGATGCTTCGTCTTTGATTATTTTCAGATTCGCTATGATTGCTGCTGCAACCGGACAGTTTATCTGGCATGAAGCAGTAGGTAGTTTTGTATGGATGTGCTTCGGAGGGTTGGGAATCGGGCTTGCGATTGCGTACTTTTTTTTGAAAATGCATAAAATGTTACCTACCGATTCAAATATAGATATACTGCTTACTTTTATTGCACCATTTTCCATGTATCTGGCGGCAGAACAGCTTCATGCGTCCGGTGTTTTAGCAGTTGTAACCGGCGGACTATTTCTTTCTTATCGCAGTCATGATTTTTTAAGCAGCGCATCACGAATACGTACAGTAACCGTTTGGGAAAGTTTTTGTTTCTTGTTAAACGGGATCGTGTTTATGCTCATAGGTTTAGATCTGCCGGAAATTGTTTCAGGCCTGGGAGATACGGATATTTATACAGCCATCGGTTATGGGATTGCGGTCACCCTTGTACTTATTATTGTCAGGATTTTAGCAGGGTACGGAGCGCTTGTTACGACCTTAATTATGAGAAATTTCATTACTGTTGCGGATCCGAAATCGCCTGGATGGAAGACTCCCTTAATCATTGGGTGGACTGGAATGAGAGGCGTAGTTTCTTTGGCAGCAGCACTTTCTATTCCCTTAACTTTAGATGATGGATCTCCGTTTCCACAAAGAAATATGATCCTTTTCATTACATTTATTGTGATTTTGTTGACGTTGCTTTTACAAGGACTTACCCTTCCATTTTTATTGAGGAAATTTCCTCCGGTAGATAGGGATTTCATAAGAAGCGTTAAAGAGATCGATTACGAAATTCAGAACAGTCTGGCAAAAGTGGCAGTCGATAAAATTCGGAGTAATTATGCTGACAAAGTTGACAGTTTTCCTGCATTAAAGGATCAATTGCAGAAATATGAAAATCAATTGAGCAGTTCTGAAATTATTCTTAATTACGATGAATACAGACGTATTTATATTGACATTCTCGACACTCAAAGAAGTTGGCTTATTAACAAAAACCGTGAAGAATTGTTACTGGATGAAAATATCATCAGGAAACACTTGCGGTTGTTGGATTTGCAGGAGGAAAGACTGAATATGAAAGGTTGA
- a CDS encoding AraC family transcriptional regulator, translated as MRKYLYLFFVFFSFCSVFAQSTSRSVTMTQTSIDKKLDEIAKVSKGIFEPKYEPALLRLKAESEKLGYDWGILRCGDYLMALYQGKGEDKKTIDLANQLKKIAQGKKDVYGYISGIYRKNALSLGYLGLADASLEDFKKAISFAKEIKNNDRKMKLLSFAYENINSYYENKGTERAANDSMFVNYKKSLEMAKMISDKNDEVPVDQKYDLIAYMNMRLGLFYLEHEAMKDYLKLAEVYLLEALKIYQDKRFKIDPTNKAQTFNIVSSLYIEKKKYQKAIEYATHALEFEKQHPYPATRKQSYEYLLQAYLEIGDNEKSKFYRDKFKNLNDSLDYIRRKDANATMKKMVKEADAEHEESSKQQWIITGVIVLITGLTTAILWRRKNKMFRSKYEQMMVKLKNDEAVLPEENIEETEDHEVEPESNNDSQAATNKNTIPVDTKIRILKGLAAFEKSEKFLKKDLTISSLAAQLNTNTQYLSKAIKNNRSENFSNYINGLRINYIVHKLYNDPKYREYKISYLAEECGYASSQVFVIAFKKINGLTPSYFIQNLKDDQVNTQVSE; from the coding sequence ATGAGAAAGTATCTCTATTTATTTTTTGTTTTTTTTTCTTTTTGTAGTGTTTTTGCCCAATCCACTTCCCGTTCTGTGACCATGACCCAAACTTCCATAGATAAAAAATTGGATGAAATTGCTAAAGTAAGTAAGGGAATTTTCGAGCCTAAATATGAACCTGCGCTTCTGAGATTAAAGGCCGAATCAGAAAAATTGGGGTATGATTGGGGCATATTGAGATGTGGCGATTATTTAATGGCTTTGTATCAAGGGAAAGGTGAAGATAAAAAAACAATAGATCTGGCAAATCAGCTCAAAAAAATAGCTCAAGGTAAAAAAGACGTATACGGTTATATATCTGGGATATACCGTAAAAATGCATTGTCATTAGGATATTTAGGTTTAGCAGATGCAAGTTTAGAAGACTTCAAGAAAGCAATTAGTTTTGCGAAAGAAATAAAGAATAATGATAGAAAAATGAAATTATTGTCTTTTGCTTATGAAAATATAAATTCATATTACGAAAATAAGGGAACAGAAAGAGCTGCAAATGACTCTATGTTTGTTAATTATAAGAAAAGCCTTGAAATGGCTAAAATGATTAGTGATAAAAATGATGAAGTACCTGTTGATCAGAAGTATGACCTTATTGCCTATATGAATATGAGATTAGGCCTTTTCTATTTGGAGCATGAGGCAATGAAAGATTATTTGAAATTAGCTGAAGTTTATCTGTTAGAAGCATTAAAAATTTATCAAGATAAAAGATTTAAAATAGATCCTACTAATAAAGCTCAGACATTTAATATAGTGAGTAGTCTGTACATTGAAAAAAAGAAGTATCAAAAGGCAATTGAATATGCTACACATGCATTAGAGTTTGAAAAACAACATCCCTATCCTGCGACTAGAAAACAATCATATGAATATCTTCTACAGGCTTATTTAGAAATTGGAGATAATGAAAAGTCAAAGTTCTATAGAGATAAATTCAAGAACCTTAATGATAGTTTAGATTATATACGAAGGAAGGATGCCAATGCAACAATGAAAAAAATGGTAAAGGAAGCCGATGCTGAACATGAAGAAAGCTCAAAGCAACAATGGATCATCACTGGAGTCATAGTTTTGATTACCGGACTTACAACTGCTATTCTCTGGAGAAGAAAAAATAAAATGTTTCGCAGCAAATATGAGCAGATGATGGTAAAGTTGAAAAATGATGAGGCCGTTCTTCCGGAAGAAAATATTGAAGAGACAGAAGATCATGAGGTAGAACCTGAATCTAATAACGATTCGCAGGCTGCCACCAATAAAAATACCATTCCTGTTGATACCAAAATAAGAATCCTTAAAGGCCTGGCTGCATTCGAAAAATCTGAGAAATTCTTAAAAAAAGACCTTACGATCAGTTCGTTGGCTGCCCAGCTTAATACCAATACCCAATATCTTTCCAAAGCGATTAAAAACAACAGGTCGGAAAACTTCAGCAATTACATCAACGGATTAAGAATCAACTATATCGTTCATAAGCTTTATAATGACCCTAAATACAGGGAGTACAAGATCAGTTACTTGGCAGAAGAATGCGGGTATGCTTCCTCCCAGGTGTTTGTAATTGCTTTCAAAAAGATCAACGGATTAACGCCTTCGTATTTCATCCAGAATCTAAAAGATGATCAGGTAAATACCCAGGTATCTGAATGA
- a CDS encoding helix-turn-helix domain-containing protein, which yields MHHRFILRLAYLVALTAFLCSFQVNAQHFDVSPPIAAHESNTAIIPLTFLIAEGYVETPKITDKVVSLCFMGLLLIVLLLTYRVKRKGSSLIIKSISHLFQQQGNNKNIPLEVSQTTDLYSNLVKTTHSISTETYNSILKKINKFEKSEKFLRKDINLTWLSNHLNTNTKYLSEVIKSHTGKNFNGYINGLRIRYIINKLTEMPVYRDYKISYLAEECGYGSPQVFAIAFKRETGVTPSYFIEQFKNGPDDTLNQSSA from the coding sequence ATGCATCACCGCTTTATACTCCGTTTAGCCTACCTGGTAGCTTTAACAGCTTTTTTATGTTCTTTCCAAGTAAATGCACAACATTTTGATGTTTCCCCACCTATTGCCGCTCATGAAAGTAATACTGCAATAATCCCATTAACTTTTCTTATTGCCGAAGGTTATGTTGAGACCCCTAAGATAACGGATAAAGTGGTTAGCCTGTGCTTTATGGGATTACTGCTTATCGTATTGCTTTTGACTTACCGTGTGAAGAGAAAAGGCTCATCCCTGATTATAAAATCTATTTCTCATCTGTTTCAACAACAAGGCAATAATAAGAATATTCCTTTAGAGGTTTCTCAAACTACCGATCTTTACAGCAATCTAGTGAAAACAACACATTCCATCTCTACCGAAACATATAATTCCATTTTAAAAAAAATAAACAAATTCGAAAAATCTGAGAAATTCTTAAGAAAGGATATTAATCTTACCTGGCTTTCGAATCATCTGAATACGAATACTAAATACCTTTCGGAAGTCATCAAGAGTCATACCGGTAAAAACTTCAACGGCTATATCAACGGGCTTCGCATTCGGTATATCATTAATAAATTGACTGAAATGCCGGTTTACAGAGATTACAAAATAAGCTATCTGGCGGAAGAATGCGGTTATGGGTCTCCACAGGTTTTTGCGATTGCTTTTAAAAGGGAAACCGGCGTTACACCATCTTATTTTATAGAGCAGTTTAAAAACGGGCCGGATGATACGCTTAATCAATCTTCAGCCTAG
- a CDS encoding DNA-binding domain-containing protein, with translation MPILHKIKAYLYDNYLTKDNPNDFTARTVSERSLNVKQICEAAVSRGGADVTAAAMEHATELFLKEMAYQLCDGYSINTGYFTAGTLIRGVFDSPSETFNSQKHSILFQFNQGEKLRAEIPNIEINILGVAEVSGVILQVTDVKSGTVNDLLTPGRNLKISGNKIKIAGGNPANGIFFVNTSTSVRTQVETSEIVTNNPSELIVIIPDLPVGTYTLEVVTQYAAGSTLLKEPRIAELEKVLTVE, from the coding sequence ATGCCCATCTTACACAAAATTAAAGCCTATCTGTACGATAACTATCTTACCAAAGACAATCCTAACGATTTTACGGCCCGCACCGTTAGCGAGCGCTCACTGAATGTAAAGCAGATCTGCGAAGCGGCAGTCAGCCGTGGCGGAGCAGACGTAACTGCTGCGGCTATGGAGCATGCTACCGAGCTGTTCCTGAAAGAAATGGCCTATCAGCTTTGCGATGGATATTCTATTAATACCGGATATTTCACGGCAGGCACACTGATCCGTGGAGTATTCGACAGCCCTTCCGAAACATTTAACAGTCAGAAACATAGTATTCTGTTCCAGTTCAATCAGGGTGAAAAGCTGAGAGCTGAAATTCCGAATATTGAAATCAATATCCTGGGGGTTGCGGAGGTATCCGGTGTAATCTTACAGGTGACCGATGTAAAAAGCGGCACCGTGAATGACCTGCTGACCCCGGGAAGAAACTTAAAGATCAGTGGAAACAAAATTAAAATAGCAGGGGGAAATCCGGCTAATGGGATATTCTTCGTCAATACCTCAACCAGTGTCCGGACACAAGTAGAAACCAGTGAAATTGTTACCAATAATCCTTCTGAGCTCATTGTGATCATTCCGGATCTGCCTGTCGGTACCTACACCCTTGAAGTCGTAACCCAATATGCAGCAGGAAGCACCTTGCTGAAAGAACCGCGTATTGCAGAATTAGAAAAAGTCCTTACGGTAGAATAG